A single window of Hymenobacter sp. APR13 DNA harbors:
- a CDS encoding IPT/TIG domain-containing protein — MATYTVTGANQWAKRAGGSSGTDEGFGIAVRAGQLAVGGFVNPPATFDAITLSGSGQAGYLGLISLIPTVTTSTPTAITSNSATLGGNVTAAGAATVTERGVVYLQGTGTPTTSNTKALVATSGIVIGTAFSGTVLGLTAGTQYTVRAYAINSAGTSYGTSQTFTTLVAPTLTSLSPNTGAVGTPVTLTGTGFTAGSTVRFNTTEATSVTVNSATSITATVPAGATTGNVIVTTPNGTSNGISFTVCTATPRAGYTFVGNANGRAYYRSNDSQTGSQAYARARAAGAYLVTINDAAENAYVQGLASGTDLWLGLNDFAVEGTFRWQDGSTASYRNWAGGEPNNFGGNEDYVVTKPDGTWNDTRDDHYRVAAYGLLELPVCTAPPSISGLSPASGPVGRTVTITGTDFTGVSSVALNGTVLSTFTLVNSTTITFVVPAGATSGPVLVTAPDGSAQSVDSFTVLVPPTLTSISPNTGAVGTSVTLTGSNLTGATAVTFSGTSNNTVTTGLTVSGTGSSQTLTVNVPAGATTGLVTVTTPNGTSSGVNFTVTASAPTLTALGGQSRLGGQVGFSFQITGTGFVNGATTVRFNSTAATAVNVTSSTALFVTVPAGATTGPVTVTTSAGTSNSLMFTVAPTIATATPAAVTATSATLGGTVLSDNGSAVIERGIVYQSATSGIITRLPLGTGTGTFSQTVTGLTPSTLYAVQAYARNADGNEVYEDEGTMLTFTTLNPTATLSASISSQTNVRCFSNSDGSATVQASGGTAPYTYQWSNGGNTATITGLSAGTYNVTVKDANGAEATASATITQPTALSLVMSKTDATTNGAANGTATVQVSGGTPGYSYVWSNGATTATITGLTAGTYTVFVTDANNCEANNSVTVGQPAPAPQDLVISTGTTAAPVAIAAGTYTNVTITGTGVATLGGAVTVNGTFLVQGTLNTNCQALTGSGSFTLAAGATLSICDGAGLTATGSTGAVRLTGPRSFSPDASYVYNGTQAQATGTGLPAQVLNLTSVNPATLTLSQPVAIRQVLTLNAGSLNPNGQALTLLSDASGTALIANLGAGAVQGSVTVQRYIDGSLNPGLGYRHLAAPVIGATVAGFGSGGTTPVVNSAYNASATPGSVTPFPTVYFYNQARLATSPATSLSAFDKGWQSPAALTDPAQLAFQGFTVQLPGASTLSFTGQVGNNSGIIGLSRASGATAADAGWNLIGNPYPAPLDLSTIPAGQRTRMDAAFYTYESTSQYGGNYRSFVNGIGEPLIGSSQAFFVRVSEGQTSGSLALTNANRVTTYAQQAPVRRGAADTRPQLQLQLSGQGLNDALTVYAQAGATAGFDREFDAAKLWNPNGLSVATLAASGEALAIDGRPAFPLGQPVPLTVQAPQAGSYSLTASDLANLPAGTAVTLVDLSTGTRTPLLSGTRYSLTLPAGTTAGRLQLEVAGRALSTASQLAQQLSLYPNPTDGQVQLVRPAAWGGLQVQVLNSIGQPVLSTRLAAGEQTLSVQQLPVGVYTLRLTTQQGQTLTKRLVRQ, encoded by the coding sequence TTGGCCACCTACACCGTAACAGGGGCCAACCAATGGGCCAAAAGAGCTGGTGGCAGCAGCGGCACGGACGAGGGCTTCGGCATTGCCGTACGAGCCGGTCAGCTGGCCGTGGGAGGCTTTGTGAACCCACCAGCTACCTTCGACGCCATCACGCTGAGCGGTAGCGGACAGGCTGGTTATCTGGGCCTTATTTCGCTAATTCCAACCGTAACGACATCCACCCCTACCGCCATCACTAGCAACAGCGCCACGCTGGGCGGCAACGTGACGGCCGCCGGCGCCGCGACCGTAACCGAGCGCGGTGTGGTGTACCTGCAAGGCACGGGCACGCCTACTACAAGCAACACCAAGGCGCTGGTCGCCACCAGCGGCATCGTCATCGGCACAGCCTTTTCGGGCACCGTATTGGGCCTGACGGCCGGCACCCAGTATACGGTGCGCGCCTACGCCATCAACTCGGCCGGCACCAGCTACGGCACCAGCCAAACGTTTACTACCCTGGTGGCCCCGACGCTGACGAGCCTCAGCCCCAACACTGGGGCAGTGGGCACGCCCGTGACCTTGACGGGCACGGGCTTCACGGCGGGCAGCACGGTGCGCTTCAATACCACTGAGGCCACGAGCGTGACGGTGAACTCGGCCACGAGCATCACGGCCACCGTGCCGGCCGGGGCCACCACCGGCAACGTAATCGTGACCACGCCCAACGGCACGAGCAACGGCATCAGCTTTACAGTGTGCACGGCGACCCCGCGCGCGGGCTATACTTTCGTGGGTAACGCCAACGGGCGGGCTTACTACCGCAGCAACGACAGCCAGACCGGCAGCCAGGCCTACGCCCGGGCCCGGGCCGCCGGCGCCTACCTGGTTACGATTAACGACGCGGCCGAAAACGCCTACGTGCAGGGCCTGGCGTCCGGTACCGACCTGTGGCTGGGCCTGAACGACTTTGCCGTGGAGGGCACCTTCAGGTGGCAGGACGGCAGCACGGCCAGCTACCGCAACTGGGCCGGTGGCGAACCCAACAACTTCGGCGGCAACGAGGATTATGTAGTTACCAAGCCTGATGGTACCTGGAACGACACGAGGGATGACCACTACCGTGTGGCGGCTTACGGGCTGCTGGAACTGCCCGTGTGCACTGCACCACCCAGCATTTCGGGCCTGAGCCCGGCCAGCGGGCCGGTCGGCCGCACAGTGACCATAACGGGCACCGACTTCACGGGCGTGAGCAGCGTGGCCCTGAACGGCACCGTTCTCAGCACCTTCACCCTGGTCAACAGCACCACCATCACCTTCGTGGTGCCGGCCGGCGCGACCAGCGGCCCGGTGTTGGTGACGGCCCCCGACGGCAGCGCTCAGAGCGTGGACAGCTTCACGGTGCTGGTGCCCCCGACGCTGACGAGCATCAGCCCCAACACTGGGGCAGTAGGCACGTCCGTAACCCTGACGGGCAGCAACCTGACCGGGGCCACGGCCGTGACCTTTAGCGGCACGAGCAACAACACCGTGACCACCGGCCTGACGGTAAGCGGCACTGGCAGCAGCCAGACCCTCACGGTGAACGTGCCGGCCGGGGCCACCACGGGCCTCGTGACCGTGACTACGCCCAACGGCACGAGCAGCGGGGTGAACTTTACCGTGACGGCATCGGCCCCGACGCTGACGGCCCTGGGAGGCCAGAGCAGACTCGGCGGCCAGGTAGGTTTCAGCTTTCAGATCACAGGCACCGGCTTTGTAAACGGAGCTACTACAGTGCGCTTCAACAGTACAGCAGCTACCGCTGTCAACGTCACCTCATCCACCGCCCTTTTTGTAACCGTACCGGCTGGGGCTACTACCGGCCCCGTCACCGTCACCACGAGCGCCGGGACATCCAATAGCTTGATGTTTACGGTAGCCCCCACTATAGCCACGGCCACGCCTGCCGCCGTCACGGCCACCAGCGCTACGCTGGGTGGCACCGTGCTCAGCGACAACGGCAGTGCCGTTATCGAGCGCGGCATAGTTTACCAAAGCGCGACTAGCGGAATCATTACCCGGTTGCCACTGGGCACAGGCACCGGAACCTTCAGCCAAACGGTAACAGGCCTGACACCCAGCACGCTGTATGCGGTTCAGGCCTACGCCCGAAATGCCGACGGCAACGAGGTCTATGAGGATGAGGGCACTATGCTCACCTTTACTACGTTGAACCCCACCGCTACGCTCTCGGCCAGCATCAGCAGCCAGACCAACGTGCGCTGCTTTAGCAACAGCGACGGCTCGGCTACGGTGCAGGCCAGCGGTGGCACCGCGCCCTACACCTACCAGTGGAGCAACGGCGGCAACACAGCCACCATCACGGGCCTGTCGGCCGGCACCTACAACGTGACCGTGAAGGACGCCAACGGCGCGGAGGCCACGGCCTCGGCTACTATCACCCAGCCCACTGCCCTAAGCCTGGTGATGAGCAAGACGGACGCCACCACCAACGGCGCGGCCAACGGCACGGCCACGGTGCAGGTGAGCGGTGGCACGCCCGGCTACAGTTACGTGTGGAGCAACGGGGCCACCACGGCCACCATTACGGGCCTAACGGCCGGCACCTACACCGTGTTCGTGACCGATGCCAACAACTGCGAAGCCAACAACTCGGTGACGGTAGGCCAGCCGGCTCCGGCGCCGCAGGACCTGGTTATCAGCACCGGCACCACGGCTGCTCCGGTAGCCATTGCCGCCGGCACCTACACCAACGTGACCATCACGGGCACGGGCGTGGCCACGCTCGGCGGGGCCGTGACCGTGAACGGCACCTTCTTGGTGCAGGGCACGCTCAACACCAACTGCCAAGCCCTGACCGGCAGCGGCAGCTTCACGCTGGCCGCCGGCGCCACGCTCAGCATCTGCGACGGGGCCGGCCTCACGGCCACGGGCAGCACCGGCGCCGTACGCCTGACGGGCCCCCGCTCGTTCTCGCCGGACGCCAGTTACGTGTACAATGGCACGCAGGCGCAGGCTACCGGCACCGGCCTGCCCGCCCAGGTGCTGAACCTGACCTCGGTTAACCCCGCTACGCTGACGCTGTCGCAGCCCGTGGCCATCCGTCAGGTGCTCACGCTCAACGCCGGTAGCCTGAACCCCAACGGCCAGGCCCTGACCCTGCTCTCCGACGCCAGCGGCACGGCCCTGATTGCCAACCTGGGCGCGGGCGCCGTGCAGGGCAGCGTGACCGTGCAGCGCTACATCGATGGCAGCCTGAACCCCGGCCTGGGCTACCGCCACCTGGCCGCCCCGGTCATTGGGGCCACGGTGGCCGGCTTCGGCTCGGGCGGCACCACGCCGGTGGTCAACAGCGCCTACAACGCGTCGGCCACGCCGGGTTCGGTTACGCCCTTCCCCACGGTGTACTTCTACAACCAGGCCCGCCTGGCCACCTCGCCGGCCACCTCGCTGTCGGCCTTCGATAAGGGCTGGCAGTCGCCCGCGGCCCTGACCGACCCGGCCCAGCTGGCGTTCCAAGGCTTCACCGTGCAGCTGCCCGGGGCCAGCACCCTGAGCTTCACCGGGCAGGTGGGCAACAACAGCGGCATCATCGGGCTCAGCCGCGCCAGCGGGGCCACGGCCGCCGATGCGGGCTGGAACCTGATTGGCAACCCCTACCCCGCGCCGCTGGATTTGAGCACCATTCCGGCCGGCCAGCGCACGAGAATGGATGCCGCTTTCTACACCTACGAGAGCACCTCGCAGTACGGGGGCAATTACCGCAGCTTCGTCAACGGCATCGGCGAGCCGCTCATCGGTAGCAGCCAGGCGTTCTTCGTGCGCGTGAGTGAGGGCCAGACCAGCGGCAGCCTCGCGCTTACCAACGCCAACCGCGTGACCACCTACGCCCAGCAGGCCCCCGTGCGCCGCGGCGCGGCCGATACCCGTCCCCAGCTCCAGCTGCAGCTCAGCGGCCAGGGCCTCAATGACGCGCTGACCGTGTACGCCCAGGCCGGCGCCACCGCCGGCTTTGACCGCGAGTTTGACGCGGCCAAGCTCTGGAACCCCAACGGGCTGAGCGTGGCCACGCTGGCCGCCTCAGGTGAAGCGCTGGCCATCGACGGCCGCCCCGCCTTCCCGCTGGGCCAGCCCGTGCCGCTGACCGTGCAGGCCCCGCAGGCCGGCTCCTACTCGCTCACGGCCTCGGACCTGGCCAACCTGCCCGCCGGCACGGCCGTGACGCTGGTGGACCTGAGCACCGGCACGCGCACGCCGCTGCTCTCCGGCACCCGCTACAGCCTCACGCTGCCCGCCGGCACCACCGCCGGCCGCCTGCAGCTGGAAGTGGCCGGCCGCGCCCTGAGCACGGCCAGCCAGTTGGCGCAGCAGCTGAGCCTCTACCCCAACCCCACGGATGGCCAGGTGCAGCTCGTGCGCCCCGCCGCCTGGGGCGGCCTGCAGGTACAGGTGCTCAACAGCATCGGCCAGCCTGTGCTCAGCACCCGCCTTGCGGCCGGCGAGCAGACGCTCAGCGTGCAGCAGCTGCCCGTGGGCGTGTACACGCTGCGCCTGACCACGCAGCAGGGCCAGACGCTCACCAAGCGCCTCGTGCGCCAGTAA
- a CDS encoding PID-CTERM protein-sorting domain-containing protein: MKLSLFSLTLALALVGGAARAQGPGSGGPVPGPAPEPTAVPIDGGASLLAAGAVAYGLKHLRRRRA; this comes from the coding sequence ATGAAACTCTCTCTGTTTTCCCTGACGCTGGCCTTGGCCCTGGTGGGCGGCGCGGCGCGGGCCCAGGGCCCCGGCTCGGGTGGCCCGGTTCCCGGTCCGGCCCCTGAGCCGACGGCCGTGCCCATTGATGGCGGGGCCAGCCTGCTGGCCGCCGGGGCCGTGGCCTACGGCCTCAAGCACCTGCGCCGCCGCCGCGCCTAG
- a CDS encoding prohibitin family protein, with protein MTQLPVFRPRLRRFRVATLSPTLPRPTLAAHKVLGAANVRVLLETFASYSLHRSLLLLRRPLTVLLLAGAAALGSCTTVRQGEVGVKRTLGRLDERVVLSGPKAFNPFLSTIIKVPVTTQNLEIRSSLPSREGLSVASDISILYRVKADQVPGILQTTGLGYENILILPVFRSAAADVCARYFAKDMHSAERAVIEKAILAQMNEVLTARGFEIENVLLKNIALPAGLAKAIEDKLESEQEALRMEFLKQRETRDAERRVIEAEGQKRIAVVRAQGEQEANIIQARGKAEAMRIEAEAVRLTNQLLNRDLTPAVLKYKSIEAFRELSKSPNSKTIITGGGSGTPILNTLTQ; from the coding sequence ATGACACAGCTGCCGGTTTTTCGACCCCGTCTGCGCCGGTTCCGGGTTGCCACCCTCTCGCCGACGCTGCCCCGCCCCACGCTGGCGGCCCACAAGGTGCTGGGCGCCGCCAACGTGCGTGTGCTGCTGGAAACCTTCGCTTCCTACAGCCTGCACCGCTCGCTGCTGCTGCTGCGCCGCCCGCTAACGGTGCTGCTGCTGGCCGGGGCCGCCGCCCTCGGCAGCTGCACCACCGTGCGCCAGGGCGAGGTAGGCGTCAAGCGCACGCTGGGCCGGCTCGATGAGCGGGTGGTGCTCTCGGGCCCCAAGGCCTTCAATCCCTTCCTGAGCACCATCATCAAGGTGCCGGTGACCACCCAGAACCTGGAGATTCGCTCCAGTCTGCCGTCGCGGGAGGGCCTGTCGGTGGCCTCGGATATCTCCATTCTCTACCGGGTGAAGGCCGACCAGGTGCCGGGCATCCTGCAAACTACCGGCCTGGGCTACGAGAACATCCTGATTCTGCCCGTTTTCCGCTCGGCCGCCGCCGACGTGTGCGCCCGCTACTTTGCCAAGGACATGCACAGCGCCGAGCGGGCCGTGATTGAGAAAGCCATTCTGGCGCAGATGAACGAGGTGCTCACGGCCCGCGGCTTTGAGATTGAGAACGTGCTGCTCAAGAACATTGCCCTGCCCGCGGGCCTGGCCAAGGCCATCGAGGACAAGCTCGAGTCAGAGCAGGAGGCCCTGCGTATGGAGTTTCTCAAGCAGCGCGAAACCCGCGACGCTGAGCGCCGCGTGATTGAGGCCGAGGGCCAGAAGCGCATTGCCGTGGTGCGGGCCCAGGGCGAGCAGGAAGCCAACATCATCCAGGCCCGGGGCAAGGCCGAGGCCATGCGCATCGAGGCCGAGGCCGTGCGCCTGACCAACCAGCTCCTCAACCGCGACCTGACGCCGGCCGTGCTCAAGTACAAGTCCATCGAGGCCTTCCGGGAGCTGTCGAAGTCGCCGAACTCGAAAACCATCATCACCGGGGGCGGCAGCGGCACGCCCATCCTCAACACCCTCACCCAGTAA
- a CDS encoding TetR/AcrR family transcriptional regulator, producing MHPTLRIELNENLYLRDPQATDLGRRLIADSILLIDEIGFEQFTFKKLAQRIESTEASLYRYFENKHKLLVYLVSWHWAWLRYQIRFHTHNVPDARERLRLTLGILTRAHQDDPATQELDEAALYRIVVNEASKSYLTKDVDEDNQAGLFQEYKRLAAGIVEVVQEINPTYAYPHALVSTLLESARKQLFFARHLPSLTDVPPADSESAIYAFLLHMAFAVLG from the coding sequence ATGCACCCCACACTTCGAATTGAGCTCAACGAAAACCTGTACCTGCGCGACCCCCAGGCCACGGACCTGGGGCGCCGGCTAATAGCGGACAGCATCCTGCTCATCGACGAAATCGGCTTTGAACAGTTCACGTTCAAGAAACTGGCCCAGCGCATCGAGTCCACCGAGGCCTCGCTCTACCGCTACTTCGAAAACAAGCATAAGCTGCTGGTGTACCTGGTGAGCTGGCACTGGGCCTGGCTGCGCTACCAGATCCGCTTCCACACCCACAACGTGCCCGACGCCCGCGAGCGGCTGCGCCTGACGCTGGGCATCCTCACCCGCGCCCACCAGGACGACCCGGCCACCCAAGAACTGGACGAGGCCGCCCTCTACCGCATCGTGGTCAATGAGGCGTCCAAATCGTACCTGACCAAGGACGTAGATGAGGACAACCAGGCGGGCCTGTTTCAGGAGTACAAGCGGCTGGCCGCCGGCATCGTGGAAGTGGTGCAGGAAATAAACCCCACCTACGCCTATCCGCACGCGCTGGTCAGCACCCTGCTGGAGTCGGCCCGCAAACAGCTGTTCTTTGCCCGGCACCTGCCCTCGCTCACCGACGTGCCCCCGGCCGACAGCGAAAGCGCCATCTACGCCTTTCTGCTCCACATGGCCTTCGCCGTGCTGGGGTAG
- a CDS encoding nuclear transport factor 2 family protein yields the protein MAFSTADASLARAERAFRQHLSLFTDPTMTREAYASLLTEDAVHEYPYAPAPFASRLEGRAAITTYIADVTQRGTNWHFTDLQVTATPDPDTVLVEFTGGAFVPATGKTYHQIYVGRLTMRGEQIARYREYWNPSWIMEAFVGDGVQ from the coding sequence ATGGCTTTTTCAACTGCCGACGCCAGCCTGGCCCGCGCGGAGCGCGCATTCCGCCAGCACCTGTCCCTTTTCACTGACCCCACCATGACTCGTGAAGCCTACGCCAGCTTGCTGACGGAAGATGCCGTGCACGAGTACCCCTACGCTCCGGCCCCGTTTGCCAGCCGGCTGGAGGGACGCGCCGCCATCACGACCTACATTGCCGACGTAACGCAGCGCGGCACCAACTGGCACTTCACGGATCTGCAGGTGACGGCCACGCCCGATCCGGATACGGTTTTAGTTGAATTCACGGGGGGCGCCTTCGTACCGGCCACCGGCAAAACCTACCACCAGATCTACGTTGGTCGGCTGACCATGCGCGGGGAGCAGATTGCCCGCTACCGCGAATACTGGAACCCCAGTTGGATTATGGAGGCGTTCGTGGGAGACGGCGTGCAGTAA